The Estrella lausannensis region CTGAACCTGGCTGCAACAGCCTTTTTAGTCTTCATTTTTGGCACGATAACCTCTCTTCATCTTGAGTCGTTGCTGCCCAACGTTTTACTACTTTGATTCCTGAAGACTACTTCTTTTTAGCCTTCGGCGACAAAACAGTACTTAGTATTCGGCCCATCATGGAAGGAGGAGCTTCAGCAATCGAGATTTCCGCAAGTTCATCGCACACCTTGGTCATCAGGGCTCTCCCGACTTCAGGGTGCATCATTTCCCTACCTCTGAAGGCCAATGTAATTTTGACCTTATTGCCTTTAAGCAAAAAATCCTTTGCCTGCCTCAGCTTTGTCTCCAAATCATGATCATCGATATTTGGTTTGAATTTAACTTCTTTAACCTTGATCTGATGTTGGGCTTTTTTGTTTTCTTTTTCCCGTTTAGTCTGATCATATCGGAACTTACCGAAGTTCATGATCTTGCATACGGGAGGCGTTGATGTTGGGACGATCTC contains the following coding sequences:
- the infC gene encoding translation initiation factor IF-3, translating into MRINNEIRTPKVRLIDDKGEQVGVVLIQEAIRMAEEVGLDLVEIVPTSTPPVCKIMNFGKFRYDQTKREKENKKAQHQIKVKEVKFKPNIDDHDLETKLRQAKDFLLKGNKVKITLAFRGREMMHPEVGRALMTKVCDELAEISIAEAPPSMMGRILSTVLSPKAKKK